The following proteins are encoded in a genomic region of Sorangiineae bacterium MSr12523:
- a CDS encoding RidA family protein, whose product MSSSASSARHINPPELVTPPGYSHVVEVGPGRTIYTSGQIAIDAKGNVVGAGDMRAQIEQVFSNVRAALAAAGTDFAHVIKLTIFMTDVRPETLTSFREVRDRYIDVKRAPASSLVQVSRLVRPELLVEMEAIAYVP is encoded by the coding sequence ATGTCGTCATCTGCATCTTCCGCACGCCATATCAATCCGCCCGAGCTCGTTACGCCGCCTGGGTACAGCCATGTGGTGGAGGTGGGGCCCGGCCGCACGATTTACACCTCGGGCCAAATTGCCATCGATGCCAAAGGCAATGTCGTGGGCGCGGGGGACATGCGCGCGCAGATCGAGCAAGTTTTCTCCAACGTCCGCGCGGCCTTGGCGGCGGCGGGAACCGATTTCGCGCACGTCATCAAGTTGACCATCTTCATGACCGACGTGCGCCCGGAGACGCTCACCTCGTTTCGCGAGGTGCGCGATCGCTACATCGATGTGAAGCGCGCGCCGGCGAGCAGCCTCGTCCAAGTCTCGCGACTCGTGCGGCCCGAGCTGCTCGTCGAGATGGAAGCCATCGCCTACGTGCCGTGA